In Ruania zhangjianzhongii, the following proteins share a genomic window:
- a CDS encoding DUF4185 domain-containing protein translates to MSRRGCAVAAATALVGSGLLLTATAQPARADANDGCSLGQAEITSTSAVREDFTTLFDTYSDSGVGWTGGDSTYSVELDDGRQVWVFSDTFLGPVNDDLSRPESTPFLNNSFVVQDGLDLSTVRGGTDAEPDSLLPPPAENSWYWVGDSIVDADGNLQVTAAQFSSGGGGMWDFWWDSNHLATFDADTFELLDVSDLPSESGVQWSSWIEPAGEVTYVYGIEDAGESKYMHVARVSGPDLRGEWEYWTGHGWDSDETHSARVMDGVANEYSVTAFHDGYLLITQDTHETFSAEIKAYTSCFPNGPFEEVGTIHQMPEVGAAGSYGNPNIYAYNAHEHPQFRTGDSALLSYNVNSFESADLYQDVSIYRPRFVQVDFTVTPAPEEDPTEAPTDEPTEQPTEVPTEAPTSEPDPAGDPTPAGTTAPAEEPTATAPDAPDAEPSEDATLAAAPAGDRPAGGSLANTGTGTGAVLAAALTLAAGTALLTIRRVRAGR, encoded by the coding sequence ATGTCCAGGCGAGGGTGCGCCGTCGCGGCTGCGACTGCCCTCGTGGGCAGCGGTCTGCTGTTGACGGCGACCGCACAGCCCGCTCGGGCAGATGCCAACGACGGCTGTTCTCTCGGGCAGGCCGAGATCACCAGTACCTCGGCGGTCCGGGAGGACTTCACCACGCTGTTCGACACCTACTCCGACAGCGGCGTGGGGTGGACCGGCGGGGACTCCACGTACTCGGTGGAGTTGGACGATGGCCGTCAGGTCTGGGTCTTCTCGGATACCTTTCTCGGGCCGGTCAACGACGACCTGAGCCGACCGGAAAGCACGCCGTTCCTGAACAACAGCTTCGTGGTCCAGGACGGTCTCGACCTGAGCACCGTGCGCGGAGGCACCGATGCCGAGCCGGACAGCCTGCTGCCGCCGCCTGCGGAGAACAGCTGGTACTGGGTCGGTGACAGCATCGTTGACGCCGACGGCAACCTCCAGGTGACCGCTGCGCAGTTCTCCTCCGGCGGCGGCGGGATGTGGGACTTCTGGTGGGACAGCAACCATCTCGCCACCTTCGACGCCGACACCTTCGAGCTGCTCGACGTGAGCGACCTGCCGTCCGAGTCGGGGGTGCAGTGGTCCAGCTGGATCGAGCCGGCGGGGGAGGTGACCTACGTCTACGGCATCGAGGACGCCGGGGAAAGCAAGTACATGCACGTGGCCCGGGTGAGCGGTCCGGACCTGCGGGGTGAGTGGGAGTACTGGACCGGGCACGGCTGGGACAGCGACGAGACACACAGCGCCCGGGTGATGGACGGCGTCGCCAACGAGTACAGCGTGACCGCCTTCCACGACGGGTACCTGCTGATCACCCAGGACACCCACGAGACGTTCAGCGCCGAGATCAAGGCTTACACCTCCTGCTTCCCGAACGGCCCGTTCGAGGAGGTGGGCACGATTCACCAGATGCCCGAGGTCGGCGCCGCCGGCAGTTACGGCAACCCCAATATCTACGCCTACAACGCCCACGAGCACCCGCAGTTCCGGACCGGCGACAGTGCACTGCTGTCCTACAACGTGAACAGCTTCGAGTCGGCTGATCTGTATCAGGACGTGAGCATCTACCGGCCGCGGTTCGTGCAGGTGGACTTCACCGTGACACCGGCCCCCGAGGAGGACCCCACCGAGGCGCCCACGGACGAGCCCACGGAGCAGCCGACAGAGGTGCCCACCGAGGCGCCGACGAGCGAGCCGGACCCCGCCGGCGACCCCACGCCGGCCGGCACGACGGCTCCGGCCGAGGAGCCAACCGCCACGGCACCCGACGCCCCGGACGCCGAGCCCAGCGAGGACGCGACACTCGCGGCCGCCCCGGCAGGTGACCGGCCGGCTGGTGGGTCGCTGGCGAACACCGGGACCGGGACCGGCGCTGTGCTGGCCGCTGCGCTCACCCTCGCCGCCGGAACGGCTCTGCTGACCATTCGCCGAGTGCGGGCCGGTCGCTGA
- a CDS encoding carbohydrate ABC transporter permease, whose amino-acid sequence MSAPTARRAELLPRGKKPKNPYWVSSIGFVAPGVLLVAVVLYLPFIWTSWISLNEYSGLGDPEFVGIENFTAMFADPGFLVSLRNTLFWVIGTILLPVGLGLLIAVLSHGMRGATWFRLPFLVPYAISGVAVGVIWSFVLQTNGALSQAMAFLHLPGADLRWLLDGPLNTVMMILAASWQGAGVNALLFGIGLQSIPKEPIEAARVDGASGFTLFRTMTWPMLAPLTTVVVGLAIVGSLKTFDVVWAMTQGGPGRVSETLALTMYKETFVNNDYGLGAAVALFLTVITVLASILYLRRQLADSRSM is encoded by the coding sequence GTGTCTGCTCCGACCGCCCGGCGGGCCGAGCTGCTCCCGAGGGGGAAGAAACCGAAGAATCCGTACTGGGTCTCCAGTATCGGATTCGTCGCACCCGGGGTGCTGCTGGTTGCCGTCGTCCTCTATCTCCCGTTCATCTGGACCAGCTGGATCAGCCTGAACGAGTACAGCGGGCTCGGCGATCCCGAGTTCGTCGGCATCGAGAACTTCACGGCGATGTTCGCCGACCCGGGGTTCCTGGTCTCGCTGCGGAACACGTTGTTCTGGGTGATCGGGACCATCCTGCTTCCGGTGGGGCTTGGCCTGCTGATCGCGGTGCTCAGCCACGGGATGCGCGGTGCCACCTGGTTCCGGCTGCCGTTCCTCGTCCCGTACGCGATCTCCGGCGTGGCCGTGGGCGTGATCTGGTCCTTCGTGCTGCAGACCAACGGCGCGCTCAGCCAGGCGATGGCCTTTCTCCACCTCCCCGGTGCGGATCTGCGCTGGTTGCTGGACGGACCGCTGAACACGGTGATGATGATCCTGGCCGCCAGCTGGCAGGGCGCCGGGGTGAACGCGCTGCTGTTCGGTATCGGGCTGCAGTCCATCCCGAAGGAGCCGATCGAGGCTGCGCGGGTCGACGGTGCCAGCGGGTTCACGCTGTTCCGGACGATGACGTGGCCGATGCTCGCACCGCTGACCACTGTGGTGGTCGGTCTGGCGATCGTGGGCAGCCTGAAGACCTTCGACGTGGTCTGGGCGATGACCCAGGGTGGCCCGGGCCGAGTCTCCGAGACGCTCGCGCTGACCATGTACAAGGAAACGTTCGTGAACAACGACTACGGCCTCGGCGCAGCGGTCGCGCTGTTCCTCACCGTGATCACGGTGCTCGCCTCGATCCTGTACCTACGCCGTCAGCTGGCCGACAGCCGGTCGATGTGA
- a CDS encoding FadR/GntR family transcriptional regulator gives MSSAPTLRHTLSSDLARAVVRMVNDNGLGPGDALDSVKVLAARFDVAVPTMREALRRLEGLGVLEFRHGSGIYVGANAGRRVLANPLSPKPDQGQLLELLEARLQIEPQIAGLAAQVQDGAGLVWMEETLGRARQQVAERDDALWLTNLDFHRAVAATSGNSVLAEVLDSIVLIHADSQREILRLHGDAVEDYDEHARIAAAVREGRPEDARSSARQHLEEVSAIVRARV, from the coding sequence ATGTCTTCGGCCCCCACGCTCCGGCACACCCTCTCCAGTGACCTGGCGCGGGCTGTGGTGCGGATGGTCAACGACAACGGTCTCGGTCCCGGTGATGCGCTGGACTCGGTCAAGGTGCTCGCGGCCCGTTTCGATGTCGCCGTGCCGACGATGCGGGAAGCACTGCGCCGGCTGGAAGGCCTCGGCGTGCTGGAGTTCCGGCACGGGTCCGGAATCTATGTCGGTGCGAACGCCGGCCGGCGGGTGCTGGCCAACCCGCTCAGCCCGAAACCGGACCAGGGCCAGCTCCTCGAGCTGCTCGAGGCCCGGCTGCAGATCGAGCCACAGATCGCCGGACTGGCCGCGCAGGTGCAGGATGGCGCCGGGCTCGTCTGGATGGAGGAGACCCTCGGGCGTGCGCGCCAGCAGGTGGCCGAACGGGACGACGCCCTCTGGCTGACGAACCTGGACTTCCACCGGGCCGTGGCCGCGACCAGTGGCAACAGTGTGCTCGCCGAGGTGCTCGACTCCATCGTGCTGATCCACGCCGATTCGCAACGGGAGATCCTGCGCCTGCACGGGGACGCCGTCGAGGACTACGACGAACATGCGCGCATCGCCGCAGCAGTGCGTGAGGGCCGGCCGGAGGACGCCAGGTCCTCAGCCCGCCAGCACCTCGAAGAGGTATCCGCGATAGTCCGGGCCCGCGTCTAG
- a CDS encoding ABC transporter substrate-binding protein, producing MRTKMAMATAMLASAALALTACSGDDGGGGGGDPAETTLSFFTDKAAWESSFEDMNGASEGVAPELDFTGYSDPTAYDAFIKQSFRTNERPDLFTWHTGDQLAQLVDQGLVAETTDIWDEAIANGYVTEELAENYTYEGAQYCVPLNVVYWVMYYNTQVFEDNGVEVPTTWEEFIDVADTLVANDVTPLHQMNIIFEFVWFQAILAGLDPEAYDGLSDGSVSYTDPVVVEAMETWHQMQSDGYFIDPGVETDPQVLLQSGDVAMAYFGTFFTGQLNDLDMVSGEDYGSFLLPAVNGDQPQTPVVVETGPLCVGADSANEEAALAYSEWWMTTDAQTAWSESRGDVSFNPEATVTDEGLQEITTQATSEDSLQMRRYLEATPNDIYTVASEEFGAFVTNNDDPMGHLQAIQDAADAYWAENS from the coding sequence ATGAGAACCAAGATGGCGATGGCCACGGCGATGCTTGCCTCGGCTGCCCTCGCGCTGACCGCATGTTCCGGCGATGACGGCGGCGGTGGTGGTGGCGACCCGGCCGAGACGACGTTGAGCTTCTTCACCGACAAAGCGGCCTGGGAGTCGTCCTTCGAGGACATGAACGGTGCGTCCGAGGGGGTGGCGCCGGAGCTGGACTTCACCGGCTATTCCGACCCCACCGCCTATGACGCGTTCATCAAGCAGTCGTTCCGCACCAACGAGCGCCCCGATCTGTTCACCTGGCACACGGGCGATCAGCTGGCCCAGCTGGTGGACCAGGGACTGGTGGCCGAGACCACCGACATCTGGGACGAGGCGATCGCCAACGGGTATGTGACCGAGGAGCTCGCCGAGAACTACACCTACGAGGGTGCGCAGTACTGCGTGCCGCTGAACGTCGTCTATTGGGTGATGTACTACAACACCCAGGTCTTCGAGGACAACGGCGTCGAGGTGCCGACCACCTGGGAGGAGTTCATCGACGTCGCCGACACGCTGGTCGCCAACGACGTGACTCCGCTGCACCAGATGAACATCATCTTCGAGTTCGTCTGGTTCCAGGCGATCCTGGCCGGACTCGACCCCGAGGCCTACGACGGTCTGTCCGACGGCAGTGTCAGCTACACCGACCCGGTAGTCGTGGAGGCGATGGAGACCTGGCACCAGATGCAGTCTGACGGCTACTTCATCGACCCCGGTGTGGAGACCGACCCCCAGGTCCTGCTGCAGAGCGGGGACGTCGCGATGGCCTACTTCGGTACGTTCTTCACCGGCCAGCTGAACGATCTGGACATGGTCTCCGGCGAGGACTACGGCTCGTTCCTCCTGCCTGCTGTCAACGGTGACCAGCCGCAGACTCCGGTGGTCGTCGAGACCGGGCCGCTCTGCGTGGGTGCGGACAGCGCCAACGAGGAGGCCGCACTGGCCTACTCCGAGTGGTGGATGACCACCGATGCCCAGACGGCATGGAGTGAGTCCCGCGGCGACGTCTCCTTCAACCCGGAGGCCACGGTGACCGACGAGGGGCTGCAGGAGATCACCACGCAGGCCACCAGTGAGGACTCGTTGCAGATGCGCCGTTACCTCGAGGCCACCCCGAACGACATCTACACGGTCGCCTCGGAGGAGTTCGGTGCGTTCGTGACCAACAACGACGACCCGATGGGCCACCTGCAGGCGATCCAGGATGCTGCGGACGCCTACTGGGCCGAGAACTCCTGA
- a CDS encoding carbohydrate ABC transporter permease codes for MLARKIVLGVLGLIWLVPVYLLLANASKLPAEFGSYGLWEPGTLGGLWQNMLDAWSRGKLNSGVLSTAIYAIVAPAIAVVVGAAAGFAIVALRLRNGFFWLVVIFAASIFPLQMILMPLFVGYAQTGLFNTRLGMILVYTVIAVPFSAFVMRNFFTGVAHHVFEAAVVDGASTWRIFWRIYLPMAVPALVAVFILQATFVWNDLLLGLTLTQSAEVRPIVTALSALQSTYGGSTMSTVLAGGLLVSLPTVVLFLATQRIFTRGLSLGQF; via the coding sequence ATGCTCGCGCGCAAGATCGTGCTCGGTGTCCTCGGCCTGATCTGGCTGGTACCGGTGTACCTGCTGCTGGCGAACGCCTCGAAGCTTCCTGCGGAGTTCGGCAGCTACGGCCTGTGGGAGCCAGGGACCCTGGGCGGACTCTGGCAGAACATGCTCGATGCCTGGAGCCGGGGAAAGCTGAACAGTGGTGTGCTCTCCACGGCGATCTACGCGATCGTCGCCCCGGCGATCGCCGTGGTGGTCGGTGCTGCCGCCGGGTTCGCCATCGTGGCGCTCCGGCTGCGGAACGGGTTCTTCTGGCTCGTGGTGATCTTCGCCGCATCCATCTTCCCGCTCCAGATGATCCTGATGCCCCTGTTCGTCGGATATGCCCAGACGGGACTGTTCAACACCCGGCTCGGGATGATCCTGGTCTACACCGTGATCGCGGTGCCGTTCTCGGCGTTCGTGATGCGCAACTTCTTCACCGGGGTGGCGCACCACGTGTTCGAGGCCGCAGTAGTGGACGGCGCCAGCACCTGGCGGATCTTCTGGCGGATCTACCTGCCGATGGCCGTGCCGGCGCTGGTGGCGGTGTTCATCCTGCAGGCGACGTTCGTCTGGAACGACCTGCTCCTCGGGCTCACCCTGACCCAGTCGGCGGAGGTGCGCCCCATCGTCACCGCGCTCTCGGCACTGCAGAGCACCTACGGCGGTTCGACGATGTCCACAGTGCTCGCCGGTGGCCTGCTGGTCTCGCTGCCCACCGTGGTGCTGTTCCTGGCCACCCAGCGCATCTTCACCCGGGGCCTGTCCCTGGGCCAGTTCTAG